The following proteins come from a genomic window of Nicotiana tomentosiformis chromosome 12, ASM39032v3, whole genome shotgun sequence:
- the LOC104094220 gene encoding uncharacterized protein: MSRCFPFPPPGYEKKPRPEDEDLLKEEKRKEKKHKKEKKDREKKEGKEKRDKDRSDGKHREKKDKKDKHRDKKEKHKDKKDKEKDKDKDKERSDISEEARVAVLPGVSSGQKLPSRDEHFKKESINSQEAKYRDQSHSPHAEKLFKTSLPTVETEESKFVQELARRIRNEQKGAGSQLAERFPVESKRDEKTNSMYIKDFGNFVEEKEKKQEKRVYCNKMDGHQVRVEPRIGVNATLPSFPEMAKSKFHGLPPLEENVENRRDEKDKSKEQRDDKPRDKKKDKEKDAKSHGKEKDREKEKKKEKKAKDKSAHRKSEPDKSRDINKSDFVSVSNTNHQVPLVPKDNRAGTVTEGNLRKRKDIETNGFLHESEVRPAKLLRPSSSHQPTQNGKISDTDQKAEMLSSNKQGVAADVQVVNKERSINGTIKLSNKHGVVTDIGFANKENGVNGTVKGQPLAMSKPKASSMSPGVDQIAEASKRPPHPDSKYLNQILSVPKMDEWSGIDDQEWLFGSKSTLVRKPDMYLDEVKDNRVWSEALQIDSADVCALPYVIPY, translated from the exons ATGTCTCGTTGCTTTCCATTTCCACCACCAGGATATGAAAAGAAGCCTAGACCGGAGGATGAGGACTTATTAAAAGAG GAGAAACGGAAGGAGAAAAAACATAAAAAGGAGAAGAAAGACAGAGAGAAGAAAGAAGGTAAAGAAAAAAGGGATAAAGACAGGAGTGACGGGAAACACAGGGAAAAGAAAGACAAGAAGGATAAACACCGCGACAAGAAGGAAAAGCACAAGGATAAAAAGGATAAAGAGAAGGACAAGGACAAGGATAAAGAGAGAAGTGACATCTCTGAAGAGGCAAGAGTTGCCGTTCTACCAGGAGTTTCTAGTGGACAAAAGCTTCCTAGCAGAGATGAACATTTTAAAAAAGAAAGCATCAACTCACAGGAAGCAAAATACCGCGATCAGTCTCATAGCCCGCATGCAGAAAAGCTCTTTAAAACCAGCCTCCCCACTGTTGAGACAGAGGAGTCAAAATTTGTACAGGAGTTGGCGAGGCGGATCAGAAATGAACAGAAGGGTGCAGGAAGTCAGTTGGCTGAGAGATTTCCAGTTGAGTCGAAAAGGGATGAAAAGACAAACAGTATGTACATCaaggattttggtaattttgttgaagaaaaggaaaagaaacaggAGAAAAGAGTTTATTGCAATAAGATGGATGGACATCAAGTCAGAGTTGAACCAAGAATTGGTGTTAATGCAACACTTCCCAGCTTTCCGGAGATGGCAAAGAGCAAATTTCATGGATTGCCGCCATTGGAAGAGAATGTTGAGAACAGGAGAGATGAAAAAGATAAATCCAAAGAACAACGAGATGACAAACCAAGAGACAAGAAAAAGGATAAAGAAAAGGATGCGAAAAGTCATGGAAAGGAGAAAGAccgggaaaaagaaaagaaaaaggaaaagaaggcGAAGGACAAAAGTGCACACAGGAAAAGTGAACCTGATAAATCAAGAGACATCAATAAGAGCGATTTTGTTAGTGTTAGTAACACCAACCACCAAGTTCCACTTGTACCCAAGGATAACAGAGCTGGTACAGTCACTGAGGGAAATCTCAGAAAAAGAAAAGATATTGAAACAAATGGTTTCCTGCATG AGAGTGAAGTCAGGCCTGCTAAATTGCTGCGGCCCTCATCCTCTCATCAGCCCACGCAGAATGGAAAGATATCGGATACTGACCAAAAGGCAGAAATGTTATCTTCCAACAAACAAGGAGTTGCCGCTGATGTGCAGGTGGTAAACAAGGAGCGCAGTATTAATGGTACCATTAAGTTATCCAACAAACATGGAGTTGTCACTGATATTGGGTTCGCAAACAAGGAGAACGGGGTCAATGGTACAGTCAAAGGTCAGCCATTGGCTATGTCTAAACCAAAGGCTTCTTCCATGTCTCCCGGTGTTGATCAGATTGCTGAAGCGTCTAAAAGACCTCCTCATCCAGATTCCAAGTATCTGAACCAGATACTCTCAGTTCCGAAGATGGACGAGTGGTCGGGAATTGATGACCAGGAATGGTTGTTTGGAAGCAAAAGTACTCTGGTTAGGAAGCCCGACATGTATCTTGATGAAGTTAAGGACAATCGGGTATGGTCAGAAGCTTTGCAAATAGACTCTGCTGACGTTTGTGCGCTGCCATACGTAATACCTTATTGA